A region from the Flavobacteriales bacterium genome encodes:
- the pyrR gene encoding bifunctional pyr operon transcriptional regulator/uracil phosphoribosyltransferase PyrR has product MTQRTLLTAKEVDITLHRLSCQLIERHQDFSNTVMIALQPRGVRVAERLKLLLEQFSIVDKVELGNLDTTFFRDDFRRRNEPLKANQTKIDFLVEGKNVIFVDDVLYTGRTVRAAMDAILSFGRPANAELLVLIDRRFSRHLPIEPTYTGRAVDSVASERVSVKWKESEGEDKVELISAPKS; this is encoded by the coding sequence ATGACTCAACGCACCCTACTCACGGCAAAAGAGGTGGACATCACCTTGCATCGTCTCAGCTGTCAGCTGATCGAGAGGCATCAAGACTTTTCCAATACCGTTATGATCGCCCTCCAGCCACGCGGTGTACGCGTTGCTGAGCGGCTCAAGTTATTGCTCGAGCAGTTTTCGATTGTCGATAAGGTCGAACTGGGCAATTTGGATACGACTTTCTTCCGCGATGATTTTCGTCGCCGCAATGAGCCACTTAAAGCAAATCAAACCAAGATCGACTTCCTGGTCGAAGGTAAGAACGTGATCTTCGTTGACGATGTACTGTACACCGGTCGAACCGTCCGCGCAGCAATGGATGCCATCCTGAGTTTTGGACGCCCCGCAAATGCGGAGTTGCTGGTTCTGATCGATCGTCGATTCAGTCGTCATTTGCCCATAGAGCCGACGTATACCGGTAGAGCGGTGGACTCAGTAGCGAGCGAACGCGTTTCGGTTAAATGGAAGGAGTCGGAAGGTGAAGATAAAGTAGAACTGATCAGTGCCCCAAAATCATGA
- a CDS encoding aspartate carbamoyltransferase catalytic subunit encodes MSELSVNHLLGIKDLQREDIELIFKTADQFKEVINRPIKKVPSLRDITIANLFFENSTRTKLSFELAEKRLSADVVSFSASGSSVSKGETLIDTVNNILAMKVDMIVMRHPNPGATMFLSKNVDSRIVNAGDGAHEHPTQALLDAFSIRERLGGVEGKKVVIVGDILHSRVALSNVFALQKLGAEVKVCGPATLIPKHIEALGVEVEPDLDTALDWCDVANMLRIQLERQDTKFFPSLREYSSQYQVNLDRLNRLKDPITIMHPGPINRGVEITSDVADSQHSIILHQVENGVAVRMAVLYLLAAKIERAKS; translated from the coding sequence ATGAGTGAATTATCTGTGAATCACTTGCTCGGTATCAAAGACCTTCAGCGGGAGGATATCGAACTTATTTTTAAAACAGCAGATCAATTCAAGGAAGTCATTAATCGCCCGATCAAAAAGGTTCCTTCACTTCGTGACATAACCATTGCTAACCTTTTCTTCGAGAACTCTACGCGAACCAAGCTGAGCTTCGAATTGGCCGAGAAACGACTTTCAGCCGACGTAGTCAGTTTCTCGGCAAGCGGGTCGTCAGTTTCCAAAGGAGAAACCCTGATCGACACCGTTAACAATATCCTGGCCATGAAGGTCGACATGATCGTCATGCGCCACCCCAACCCAGGAGCGACCATGTTCCTAAGTAAAAATGTCGACTCCCGAATCGTCAACGCCGGAGATGGCGCCCATGAGCACCCGACCCAGGCACTTCTCGACGCTTTTTCGATTCGCGAACGCCTCGGAGGAGTCGAAGGCAAAAAGGTGGTCATCGTCGGCGATATCCTTCATTCTCGAGTAGCACTCAGTAATGTCTTCGCCCTCCAAAAGCTGGGTGCGGAGGTAAAAGTTTGTGGCCCCGCGACCCTCATTCCAAAGCATATTGAAGCTCTGGGAGTGGAGGTGGAGCCAGATCTCGATACGGCCCTCGATTGGTGCGATGTGGCGAATATGCTGCGCATTCAGTTGGAGCGGCAAGACACCAAGTTCTTCCCCTCCTTGCGCGAGTATTCGTCCCAATATCAGGTTAACCTCGATCGTCTGAACCGTCTCAAGGATCCGATCACGATTATGCATCCCGGTCCTATCAACCGCGGTGTCGAGATCACCTCGGATGTGGCGGACAGTCAACACAGTATTATTTTGCACCAGGTAGAAAACGGAGTCGCGGTCCGAATGGCCGTTCTGTACCTTTTGGCGGCTAAAATCGAACGCGCTAAGTCATGA